One window of Marinomonas primoryensis genomic DNA carries:
- a CDS encoding 4-oxalomesaconate tautomerase: MSNTAGVLKSAPCMWMRGGTSKGAYFLAADLPTDIEARAQFLLRVMGSPDERQIDGIGGADPLASKVAVVKKSERDDADVDYLFLQVFVDQAIVTDAQNCGNILAGIAPFAIERGLVNGLEGETSVRIFMENTGQIAVARVLVKDGEVQYEGDARIDGVPGLSAAVPIVFQDTAGSTCGALLPTGNVVDVVDGIEVTCIDNGMPVVILRAVDMGITGQESREELEANDTLRAKLESIRLQVGPMMNLGDVKDKSVPKMTMVSAATHGGAISTRTFIPHRCHASIGVLGAVSVATAAVLKGSPANEVAKFKSASRMTLDVEHPIGAMTVILDQEENGDIGSAAILRTARKLFDGQVFAHNNGL; this comes from the coding sequence GAGGCGCGCGCGCAGTTTTTATTACGCGTCATGGGCTCGCCTGATGAACGTCAAATTGATGGCATCGGCGGCGCAGATCCTCTTGCTTCTAAAGTGGCCGTGGTGAAAAAATCGGAACGCGATGACGCCGATGTCGATTATTTGTTTCTGCAGGTGTTTGTTGATCAGGCGATTGTGACTGACGCACAAAACTGCGGCAATATTTTAGCGGGCATTGCCCCGTTTGCGATTGAGCGTGGTTTGGTGAACGGTCTTGAAGGTGAAACCTCGGTTCGAATCTTCATGGAAAACACCGGACAAATCGCGGTTGCTCGTGTCTTGGTTAAAGACGGTGAAGTGCAGTACGAAGGCGATGCTCGCATTGACGGCGTACCTGGCTTGTCGGCGGCAGTGCCGATTGTTTTCCAAGACACAGCCGGATCAACTTGTGGTGCGTTGTTGCCGACCGGCAACGTGGTCGATGTGGTTGATGGTATTGAGGTGACTTGTATTGATAACGGCATGCCTGTGGTTATCCTGCGAGCTGTTGACATGGGCATCACGGGGCAAGAGTCTCGTGAAGAGTTGGAAGCCAACGATACCTTGCGTGCAAAGTTAGAGTCGATCCGTTTGCAAGTCGGCCCGATGATGAATTTGGGCGATGTGAAAGACAAATCAGTGCCTAAAATGACCATGGTGAGCGCGGCAACCCATGGCGGTGCGATTTCGACACGTACGTTCATTCCTCATCGTTGTCATGCATCGATCGGTGTTTTGGGTGCGGTGAGTGTCGCAACGGCGGCGGTATTAAAAGGCTCGCCCGCCAATGAAGTGGCTAAGTTTAAGTCTGCTTCACGCATGACATTGGATGTTGAACATCCAATTGGTGCTATGACCGTAATTTTGGATCAAGAAGAAAATGGCGATATAGGCTCAGCAGCGATTTTACGTACCGCGAGGAAGTTATTTGATGGGCAAGTCTTTGCTCACAATAATGGTCTTTGA
- a CDS encoding amidohydrolase family protein — protein sequence MMDKDYLPFHPAPSKPKYKAPAGAVDAHCHVFGPADKFPYHPKRKYTPCDASKEQLFALRDHLGFSRNVIVQASCHSTDNAALIDALETAGDLARGVAFVDDSITHAELEKMHAAGIRGVRFNFVKRLVDSTPKEVFFSIAEKIRPFGWHIVVYFEAAELEELIPFLKELNTTIVVDHMGTPSVANGVDHPDFKRFVNFMADNDNVWCKVSCPERLTLQAPDYSDVVPFARTLVEQFPNRVLWGTDWPHPNMKTHVPDDGHLVDVIPMIAPTDALQQALLVDNPMRLYWK from the coding sequence ATGATGGACAAAGATTATCTTCCATTTCATCCCGCCCCAAGTAAGCCAAAGTACAAGGCACCAGCGGGTGCGGTAGATGCGCATTGTCACGTTTTTGGTCCAGCGGATAAATTTCCTTACCACCCGAAACGTAAATATACGCCTTGCGATGCCTCGAAAGAGCAGCTGTTCGCGTTGCGTGATCATTTAGGTTTTTCTCGTAATGTGATTGTTCAGGCGTCTTGTCATAGCACCGACAACGCCGCGTTGATCGATGCGTTAGAAACCGCAGGGGATTTGGCTCGAGGTGTGGCATTTGTCGATGACAGCATTACACATGCTGAACTTGAAAAAATGCACGCGGCGGGTATTCGAGGTGTGCGTTTTAACTTTGTAAAACGTCTTGTGGACAGTACGCCAAAAGAAGTGTTTTTCTCGATTGCTGAAAAGATCAGACCGTTTGGTTGGCACATTGTGGTTTATTTTGAAGCTGCCGAACTCGAAGAATTGATTCCTTTCTTAAAGGAATTAAATACCACCATCGTTGTGGATCACATGGGAACGCCAAGCGTTGCCAATGGCGTAGATCATCCCGATTTCAAACGCTTTGTTAACTTCATGGCAGACAACGACAATGTCTGGTGTAAGGTCAGTTGCCCAGAGCGTTTAACGCTGCAAGCACCGGATTATTCTGATGTTGTGCCCTTTGCACGTACCTTGGTTGAGCAGTTTCCGAATCGTGTTTTGTGGGGAACGGATTGGCCACATCCAAACATGAAAACTCATGTGCCTGATGATGGTCACTTAGTCGATGTCATTCCGATGATTGCGCCAACTGATGCGCTGCAACAAGCATTGTTGGTGGACAATCCAATGCGTCTTTATTGGAAATAA
- a CDS encoding protocatechuate 4,5-dioxygenase subunit alpha codes for MASNYTDRKFQGTYLFDGQMAKKGYGLNKMCYSFNDQVARDEFNADPEAYCEKFKLTEAQKEAIRNKDVIGLLREGGSIYYLAKFTGLLKLNMQDIGGLQTGMSTDEFKAMLEKNGRGEV; via the coding sequence ATGGCTAGTAACTATACAGATCGAAAATTTCAAGGCACGTACCTTTTTGATGGTCAGATGGCCAAAAAAGGCTATGGCTTAAACAAAATGTGTTACTCGTTTAATGATCAAGTGGCGCGTGATGAATTTAATGCGGACCCAGAAGCCTACTGTGAGAAATTCAAACTTACGGAAGCACAAAAAGAAGCGATTCGTAATAAAGATGTGATCGGACTTTTGCGCGAAGGTGGCAGTATCTATTATTTAGCAAAGTTTACCGGCTTACTAAAACTAAACATGCAAGACATTGGTGGATTGCAAACGGGCATGAGCACGGATGAATTCAAAGCAATGTTAGAAAAAAACGGTCGAGGAGAAGTCTAA
- a CDS encoding class III extradiol dioxygenase family protein, which yields MAKIIGAVTTSHIPAIANAMANGLEETPYWKPFFDGYPPVRDWLNEKKPDVIILFYNDHGLEFFIDKKPTFAIGVADEYYNSDEGWGIPTIPPVTGESDLSWHIANSIVDEGFDMTICQEMKVDHGLTVPLNLMWPGHQYGHVKVIPVCINCEQYPMAQPWRTFELGRAIGRAVASYEEDINVVVFGTGGMSHQLDGERAGFINRAFDIDCLDKLVSDPEALTKYSNMDLVEQGGAQAVELNMLIAMRGTLLGKVTERHRNYHAPISNTGSGLMLLENEISTAE from the coding sequence ATGGCTAAAATTATTGGAGCAGTAACGACTTCCCATATTCCGGCGATTGCGAACGCAATGGCGAATGGATTGGAAGAAACACCCTACTGGAAACCTTTTTTTGATGGATATCCACCGGTACGGGATTGGCTAAATGAGAAAAAACCTGACGTCATCATTCTTTTTTACAATGACCATGGCTTAGAGTTTTTTATCGATAAGAAACCCACTTTCGCAATAGGTGTGGCAGACGAATATTACAACTCAGATGAAGGTTGGGGTATTCCAACGATTCCGCCAGTCACCGGCGAGTCAGACCTTTCTTGGCACATTGCCAACAGCATTGTCGACGAAGGTTTTGACATGACGATTTGCCAAGAAATGAAGGTCGATCATGGTTTAACAGTACCGCTTAATTTAATGTGGCCAGGTCATCAATACGGTCATGTTAAAGTGATTCCGGTGTGCATTAATTGTGAACAGTACCCGATGGCTCAGCCTTGGCGTACGTTTGAACTGGGCAGAGCGATTGGTCGTGCTGTGGCGTCTTACGAAGAAGACATTAATGTGGTCGTCTTTGGTACTGGCGGCATGTCTCATCAGCTGGATGGCGAACGTGCGGGCTTTATCAATCGTGCATTTGACATTGATTGCCTCGACAAATTGGTGTCGGACCCTGAAGCCTTGACGAAATATTCTAATATGGATTTGGTTGAGCAAGGCGGCGCTCAAGCTGTTGAGCTGAACATGCTGATTGCCATGCGCGGTACCTTATTAGGGAAAGTGACAGAGCGGCATCGTAACTACCATGCGCCGATTTCAAATACAGGCTCTGGGTTGATGTTGTTAGAGAATGAAATTTCAACCGCTGAGTGA
- a CDS encoding methyl-accepting chemotaxis protein, protein MSESGSKILRQTVETSNKIVSDIEVSTNLIEQLNKQSENIAKIVTTIGSIADQTNLLALNAAIEAARAGEHGRGFAVVADEVRTLAARTSTSTIEIEEMVAQNSNLTRQAKASMVQVSERSGENAILIEEASGIIDEILAGAEHVANTVNKLLNIDKK, encoded by the coding sequence GTGTCAGAAAGTGGTTCGAAAATACTGCGTCAAACAGTAGAAACGTCCAATAAAATTGTCTCTGATATTGAGGTATCCACCAATTTAATCGAGCAGTTGAACAAACAATCTGAAAACATCGCCAAAATAGTAACGACTATCGGCTCTATTGCCGATCAGACAAACCTACTGGCACTAAACGCCGCTATAGAAGCAGCCCGGGCAGGTGAACATGGTCGAGGCTTTGCGGTGGTTGCCGATGAAGTCAGAACACTCGCCGCCAGAACAAGCACCTCAACCATTGAAATCGAAGAAATGGTTGCACAAAACAGCAATCTAACTCGTCAGGCGAAAGCAAGTATGGTTCAAGTAAGCGAACGTTCTGGGGAAAATGCGATACTGATAGAAGAAGCATCTGGCATCATAGATGAAATATTGGCGGGTGCAGAGCATGTCGCCAACACCGTTAATAAGCTGCTCAACATCGACAAAAAATAA
- a CDS encoding IS3 family transposase (programmed frameshift) — MSGKRYTEEFKIEAVKQVTERGYKIAEVAERLGVSYKSMHDWIARYRKPEASRKAEDSAQSEIQRLKAELQRVTEERDIPKGGRRVLCRGVKEKYTFIKSRLNDYSIVVLCRTLQVHRSGFYAWLDRPKSRREQEDDQLAVTIKMHWLESGCVYGYRNITKDLKGEGKSCGKNRVLRVMRREGLKALIGYKRHPVFYSGAERNTAPNTLNREFIVPEPDQVWVTDFTYIRTKEGWLYVTVVVDLFSRLIVGWSMRSRATAESVIDALLMAIWRRRPTKKVLVHSDQGAQYTSKDWQTFLKDNNLEASMSRRGNCHDNAVAESFFSLLKKERVRNRTYQTRSDARSEIFDYIECFYNPKRHHGSNDGLSPLQYEKRYFTELETV; from the exons ATGAGTGGGAAACGCTATACCGAAGAGTTCAAAATTGAAGCCGTTAAACAAGTAACAGAGCGTGGTTATAAGATTGCTGAAGTGGCTGAGCGACTTGGCGTTAGTTACAAAAGTATGCATGATTGGATTGCTCGATACCGCAAACCTGAAGCAAGTCGAAAAGCGGAAGATTCCGCTCAGTCAGAGATCCAACGGCTCAAAGCGGAGCTTCAGCGGGTGACCGAAGAGAGGGACATTC CTAAAGGAGGCCGCCGTGTACTTTGCCGGGGAGTCAAAGAAAAGTACACGTTCATAAAATCACGGCTCAACGACTATTCTATTGTTGTCTTATGTCGAACACTGCAAGTCCATAGGAGCGGTTTTTACGCTTGGCTGGACCGCCCAAAAAGTCGACGAGAACAAGAAGATGACCAACTTGCCGTTACGATTAAAATGCATTGGCTTGAGAGTGGTTGTGTTTACGGCTACCGCAATATCACCAAAGACCTAAAAGGAGAAGGTAAGTCTTGTGGAAAGAATCGAGTGCTAAGAGTGATGCGCCGTGAGGGCCTAAAAGCGCTCATAGGCTACAAACGTCACCCTGTTTTTTATAGTGGCGCTGAGCGTAACACAGCGCCAAATACACTAAATAGAGAGTTTATTGTCCCAGAGCCAGATCAAGTCTGGGTAACTGATTTTACGTATATCCGGACAAAAGAAGGCTGGCTTTACGTCACCGTCGTTGTGGATCTATTTTCTAGATTGATCGTAGGGTGGTCAATGAGATCAAGAGCAACAGCGGAGTCGGTTATTGATGCTTTACTCATGGCTATTTGGCGGCGACGTCCCACAAAAAAAGTACTGGTACACTCTGATCAAGGCGCTCAATATACCTCGAAAGATTGGCAAACCTTCTTAAAAGATAATAATCTGGAAGCCAGTATGAGCCGTCGTGGTAATTGCCATGATAATGCCGTTGCGGAAAGCTTTTTCTCATTGTTAAAAAAAGAAAGAGTACGCAATCGAACCTATCAAACAAGAAGCGATGCTCGTTCAGAGATTTTTGATTATATCGAGTGCTTTTATAATCCAAAGCGACACCATGGATCCAATGATGGATTATCGCCACTGCAATATGAAAAGCGATATTTTACGGAGCTAGAAACTGTCTAG
- a CDS encoding PAS domain-containing protein: MFFTRKDKNTNNEKPTVSENDVLVNAMSNFCATIYFLPDGTITDANPLFLSTVGYSLEELKGQHHSMLCPHEITSSEDYKKFWPKLASNQCQQGTFLRKKKDGADLWLEATYFPIKVDGDVVKIMKIASDITTAKQLADNQEAVYNAINRSNAMIEFQPDGTVITANDNFLSAMKFNSVKEIAGQHHRKFCKDQFYEAHPHFWAELAQGEFKTGQFERINKQGNTIWLEASYNPIFNHAGKVVKIIKVASDITDQWYGPTFVDIS; this comes from the coding sequence ATGTTTTTTACCCGAAAAGACAAAAACACAAACAATGAAAAACCAACCGTATCTGAAAATGATGTCTTGGTTAATGCTATGAGCAATTTTTGTGCAACTATTTACTTTCTACCTGATGGCACTATTACCGATGCAAATCCGCTGTTTCTTAGCACTGTCGGTTATTCGTTAGAGGAGCTTAAAGGGCAGCATCATTCAATGCTATGCCCTCACGAAATTACCTCCAGCGAAGACTATAAAAAATTCTGGCCAAAACTTGCCTCTAATCAATGTCAGCAAGGCACCTTTTTACGTAAGAAAAAAGACGGAGCCGACCTTTGGCTAGAAGCCACCTATTTCCCAATAAAAGTAGATGGTGACGTCGTAAAGATCATGAAAATCGCTTCTGATATCACCACAGCAAAACAACTTGCCGACAATCAAGAGGCGGTCTATAACGCCATAAATCGCTCCAATGCAATGATTGAGTTTCAACCTGATGGCACTGTAATTACAGCCAATGATAATTTTTTATCTGCCATGAAATTTAATTCCGTCAAGGAAATTGCAGGTCAACACCATAGAAAGTTTTGTAAAGATCAATTTTATGAAGCTCACCCACATTTTTGGGCTGAACTTGCTCAAGGTGAATTCAAAACAGGCCAATTTGAACGTATAAATAAACAAGGGAATACCATTTGGTTAGAAGCCAGCTACAACCCTATTTTTAATCACGCAGGCAAAGTCGTTAAGATCATTAAAGTGGCATCAGATATTACCGATCAATGGTATGGACCCACTTTTGTAGACATCTCATAG
- a CDS encoding aldo/keto reductase, with amino-acid sequence MSKHSHLANPNIGLGCMNLSHAYGSPVAEEQAIKALHAAFEMGYRHFDTATLYGGGNNELLVGKALKDRRDEFFLASKCGMAMVDGKKEINGRPENIRKQCEDSLKRLQTDHIDLYYLHRLDFNVAIEESAGALGELVKEGKIGAVGLSEVSAETLTRAHNEFPITAIQSEYSLWTRNPEIAVLEACKQLDITFVAFSPLARGFLTGTLKDIADLEAKDIRNNMPRFSGEHYPNNLALLNDYFSLAKDIGCTPAQLALAWLKTKDDNIVSIPGTRSVNHMRENFESAQLTLDAKQVSLLDEIINQSNVHGTRYTAAQQAEIDTEEF; translated from the coding sequence ATGTCAAAACACTCACATTTGGCCAACCCAAACATCGGCCTAGGCTGCATGAATTTATCCCATGCTTATGGTTCACCCGTTGCAGAAGAACAAGCTATTAAAGCGCTTCATGCCGCCTTCGAAATGGGCTATCGCCATTTTGATACAGCCACCTTGTATGGTGGTGGTAACAATGAACTTTTGGTGGGTAAAGCGCTAAAAGATCGTCGCGATGAATTCTTCCTTGCTAGCAAGTGCGGCATGGCAATGGTCGATGGAAAAAAAGAGATTAACGGTCGCCCAGAAAACATTCGAAAACAGTGCGAAGATAGCTTAAAACGCCTGCAAACAGACCACATCGATTTATATTATTTGCATCGCTTAGACTTCAATGTGGCAATCGAGGAAAGCGCTGGCGCGCTGGGCGAATTAGTGAAAGAAGGTAAAATTGGTGCAGTGGGGTTATCAGAAGTTTCTGCTGAAACGCTAACTCGTGCCCATAACGAGTTTCCGATTACTGCGATTCAGTCCGAGTATTCTTTATGGACACGCAACCCTGAAATTGCAGTATTAGAAGCTTGCAAGCAACTAGACATCACCTTTGTTGCTTTCAGTCCGTTAGCTCGTGGATTCTTAACAGGCACATTAAAAGACATTGCCGATTTAGAAGCAAAAGACATTCGTAACAACATGCCACGCTTTAGTGGGGAGCATTACCCTAACAATCTCGCCTTGTTGAACGACTATTTTTCCCTAGCGAAAGACATTGGCTGTACGCCAGCTCAACTCGCTTTGGCTTGGCTAAAAACAAAAGATGATAATATTGTCTCTATTCCGGGCACTCGCTCGGTTAATCATATGAGAGAGAATTTTGAATCAGCACAATTAACGCTGGATGCAAAACAAGTCAGCTTACTAGACGAAATAATTAACCAAAGTAACGTACATGGCACACGTTACACAGCCGCACAACAAGCTGAAATAGACACTGAAGAGTTCTAA
- a CDS encoding Gfo/Idh/MocA family oxidoreductase produces MRICIAGASGAFGMKHMDAIAAIEGAEVVSVVGTKIDAIKAFAEDRGVLHYTTDLAESLARDDVDAVILATPTQLHAAQTIQCLEAGKHVMSEIPMADTIEDARKVVEAHKKTNLVAMAGHTRRFNPSHQWIHNKIEAGELTVQQMDVQTYFFRRSNKNALGQARSWTDHLLWHHACHTVDLFQYQTGETASKVQALQGPIHPELGIALDMSIGMKVPNGAICTLSLSFNNDGPFGTFFRYICDNGTYTARYDDLYDGNENKIDLTGVAVSNNGIELQDREFIAAIQEGRMPNSCVTQAIEAMETLHRLEECLEA; encoded by the coding sequence ATGAGAATTTGTATTGCTGGTGCATCTGGCGCTTTCGGCATGAAACACATGGACGCCATTGCCGCTATTGAAGGCGCTGAAGTGGTTTCTGTCGTTGGTACAAAAATTGATGCGATTAAAGCCTTCGCTGAAGACCGTGGTGTTCTTCATTACACAACTGACCTAGCTGAAAGTCTAGCCCGTGATGATGTGGATGCGGTGATCTTAGCCACTCCGACTCAACTGCACGCGGCACAAACTATCCAATGCCTTGAAGCGGGCAAACACGTGATGTCTGAAATCCCAATGGCTGACACCATTGAAGACGCTCGCAAGGTCGTTGAAGCTCATAAAAAAACGAATCTAGTTGCCATGGCGGGTCACACTCGCCGTTTCAATCCTTCTCATCAGTGGATTCACAATAAAATCGAAGCGGGTGAATTAACCGTTCAACAAATGGACGTGCAAACGTACTTTTTCCGTCGCTCAAATAAGAACGCGCTTGGCCAAGCGCGTTCTTGGACAGATCACCTGCTTTGGCACCATGCATGCCACACTGTGGATTTATTTCAGTACCAAACGGGCGAAACAGCCAGCAAGGTTCAAGCACTACAAGGCCCTATTCACCCAGAACTTGGTATTGCATTAGACATGAGCATTGGCATGAAAGTACCTAATGGTGCGATTTGCACTCTGTCTTTGTCGTTTAACAACGACGGTCCATTCGGGACCTTCTTCCGTTACATCTGCGATAACGGCACCTATACCGCACGTTATGATGATTTATATGATGGTAACGAAAATAAAATTGATCTAACGGGTGTTGCGGTTTCAAACAACGGCATTGAACTGCAAGACAGAGAGTTTATTGCGGCGATCCAAGAAGGTCGTATGCCAAACTCTTGCGTGACTCAAGCCATTGAAGCAATGGAAACATTACATCGTTTAGAAGAATGCCTAGAAGCATAA
- a CDS encoding LysR family transcriptional regulator — translation MDIAIPNLRHLRVFLAVAELKSITRASENIFLSQPAITQAIAKLEGLLGASLFERHSDGMYPTASGEVWQKRVSRAIDYIQTATQEIVKDNTQKERIPKNLVALISTTQLRALVAVSEAQNFSIASRNLAVSQSAVHRAARDLERLLGVILFEKNSLGTRATKAAQTLSKATKLAFSELRQGIYEINALQFKDVSTITVGSMPLARMTILPKSILQFNERHPDVNINVTEGPYSDLLHHLRQGDIDIILGALRHPSPADDVIQEELWAPPLSVVARKDHPLMAKSVISAQDLAEFAWVVPATGTPTRQAFERIFNEADVSQPTRLVESSSQILIRELLIESDRLTLISAHQVEREINIELLTVLHFPLEHTRRPIGLCVRKNWLPTVTQSHFLSLLREISERFR, via the coding sequence ATGGATATTGCTATTCCAAATTTACGGCATTTGCGTGTGTTTCTCGCAGTTGCGGAGTTAAAGAGTATTACCCGAGCTTCCGAGAACATCTTTTTATCGCAGCCGGCCATCACTCAAGCCATTGCTAAACTAGAAGGCTTACTCGGCGCCTCCCTCTTTGAACGCCACTCAGATGGCATGTATCCAACCGCATCGGGTGAGGTATGGCAAAAACGGGTGAGCAGAGCGATAGATTACATTCAGACCGCGACTCAAGAAATAGTAAAAGACAACACACAAAAAGAGCGCATTCCTAAAAATCTGGTTGCGTTGATCAGTACAACGCAGTTAAGAGCGCTTGTCGCTGTGAGCGAAGCACAAAATTTTAGTATTGCCAGCCGAAACTTAGCGGTTTCTCAATCTGCTGTACATCGTGCTGCGCGCGACTTAGAAAGGTTACTAGGGGTGATTTTGTTCGAAAAAAATAGCCTAGGCACCCGCGCAACTAAAGCCGCTCAAACGTTATCAAAGGCGACCAAACTTGCCTTCAGCGAGTTACGCCAAGGTATTTACGAGATAAATGCCTTACAGTTTAAAGACGTCAGTACTATTACCGTCGGTAGCATGCCCTTGGCTCGTATGACCATTTTGCCTAAATCCATTTTGCAGTTTAACGAACGCCATCCTGATGTGAATATCAACGTCACTGAAGGTCCTTACTCCGATCTACTTCACCATCTGCGTCAAGGTGACATCGATATTATATTAGGTGCGTTGCGTCACCCTTCTCCTGCTGATGACGTCATTCAGGAAGAGTTATGGGCACCTCCGTTGTCCGTTGTGGCTCGTAAAGACCATCCATTAATGGCAAAAAGTGTTATTAGTGCACAGGATCTCGCCGAGTTTGCTTGGGTGGTACCAGCCACAGGTACGCCAACTCGACAGGCTTTTGAAAGAATTTTTAACGAAGCTGACGTTTCCCAGCCAACAAGATTGGTTGAATCCAGCTCGCAAATACTGATTCGTGAACTGTTGATCGAAAGTGATCGACTGACATTGATTTCAGCACACCAAGTAGAGCGTGAAATCAATATTGAATTATTAACGGTTCTCCACTTTCCATTAGAGCACACACGTCGTCCAATCGGCCTTTGTGTTCGAAAAAACTGGCTTCCGACCGTGACTCAATCCCATTTTCTTAGCCTATTAAGAGAGATTTCTGAGCGTTTCCGGTGA
- a CDS encoding shikimate dehydrogenase family protein, which translates to MLHLGLIGQAIAASRSPSLHMMLGELNQLPVDYQLQEPENNTAESFNAKLAEIRALGFVGTNVTFPYKQIAIDSADEVNDAVKKVGASNTLLLKDGKVCAFNTDYTGFIRGYKGRVGDLPAGKVLMIGAGGVGRAIGFALFEVGATEILVTDLSERSAQSLVDAINEAGYKARFVAKEDISAAAAEADGLVNCTPVGHLKSPGMPLAAELIQGQKWAFDAVYTPMDTEFLLESHKKGLQIVSGFDLFFYQGIDAFEIFTGQEVTDVKPVWDQFREKYDVVSSLI; encoded by the coding sequence ATGTTACATTTAGGTCTAATTGGTCAGGCTATTGCGGCTTCACGCTCTCCTTCTTTGCACATGATGCTGGGTGAACTCAATCAGCTACCAGTGGATTACCAGTTGCAAGAGCCTGAAAATAATACGGCGGAATCCTTTAACGCTAAGCTGGCTGAAATTCGTGCCTTAGGCTTTGTCGGCACTAATGTGACGTTTCCCTATAAGCAAATTGCAATCGACAGCGCGGACGAGGTAAACGACGCGGTTAAGAAAGTCGGTGCGAGCAATACCTTGTTACTAAAAGATGGCAAAGTCTGTGCTTTCAATACGGATTACACCGGTTTTATTCGAGGCTATAAAGGCCGAGTTGGTGATTTGCCTGCCGGCAAAGTACTGATGATTGGTGCTGGTGGTGTGGGCCGAGCTATTGGTTTTGCCCTGTTTGAAGTGGGTGCAACAGAAATTTTAGTTACCGATTTGAGTGAGCGCAGTGCGCAATCGCTGGTTGATGCTATTAACGAAGCGGGTTACAAAGCACGCTTCGTTGCAAAAGAAGACATTTCCGCGGCAGCGGCAGAAGCGGATGGATTGGTAAACTGTACGCCTGTAGGGCATTTGAAAAGTCCTGGTATGCCATTGGCGGCTGAGTTGATTCAAGGGCAGAAATGGGCGTTTGATGCCGTTTATACGCCGATGGATACAGAGTTTTTGTTGGAGAGTCATAAAAAAGGCCTGCAAATTGTGTCAGGCTTTGATTTGTTCTTTTATCAAGGCATTGATGCCTTCGAAATCTTTACCGGTCAGGAAGTGACGGATGTTAAACCGGTTTGGGATCAGTTCCGCGAAAAGTATGATGTCGTCAGTTCGTTGATCTAG
- a CDS encoding GntR family transcriptional regulator → MINSDERKLVGQSVYEQLRSDIVTGKLAPGEKLKLNALRLRYSASVNTLRETLMRLVSDGFVLFVDQKGFTVKPVSTADLRELLELRQMLELSGVRKSMENKIGHMEWKSALISAHFRLNCVEKLMMENESLHVQAWEKADRDFHVTMVSHCGSLQLVRYHASVIELYMRYQVLALHRRPFRGQASVEEHQKLLKHLLDDEIESVLAVLDLHIQKGFMLPDPQLKTESKAIA, encoded by the coding sequence ATGATTAACTCCGATGAGCGTAAATTGGTTGGGCAATCTGTCTATGAACAACTTCGTTCAGACATAGTAACGGGAAAGCTTGCGCCAGGTGAAAAGCTTAAACTAAATGCCTTACGTCTCCGTTACAGTGCCAGTGTGAATACCTTGCGTGAAACCTTGATGCGTCTTGTGTCTGACGGTTTTGTGCTGTTTGTTGATCAAAAAGGCTTTACAGTAAAACCTGTTTCTACCGCGGATTTGCGTGAATTATTAGAGCTGCGACAGATGTTAGAACTGTCGGGCGTTCGTAAGTCGATGGAAAATAAAATAGGCCATATGGAATGGAAATCGGCTTTGATCAGTGCACACTTTCGCCTGAACTGTGTCGAGAAACTGATGATGGAAAATGAAAGTCTTCATGTTCAGGCATGGGAAAAAGCAGATCGAGACTTTCACGTTACTATGGTGTCTCATTGCGGTTCTCTGCAGCTTGTTCGTTATCATGCTTCGGTGATAGAACTTTACATGCGTTATCAAGTACTGGCTTTGCACCGCCGACCTTTTCGTGGACAAGCATCTGTGGAAGAGCATCAAAAATTACTTAAACATCTTCTTGATGATGAAATAGAGTCCGTATTGGCTGTTTTGGACTTGCATATTCAAAAGGGGTTTATGTTGCCAGATCCTCAATTAAAAACGGAATCTAAAGCTATCGCCTAA